In one Alphaproteobacteria bacterium SS10 genomic region, the following are encoded:
- a CDS encoding aspartate aminotransferase family protein, with translation MPTYNRTPLAFERGDGAYLFATDGEKYLDFAAGIAVNALGHNHPHLVATLKDQGEKLWHVSNLYRIPEAERLAARLTAATFADTMFFTNSGAEAWECGVKVIRKYFHHKGQPDRYRIICLDGAFHGRTLAGISATRQAKMIEGFAPLVDGFDVVPFGDLAAIEDAIGPNTAAIHLEPVQGEGGIRPLDPEFLKAVRGLCDQHDLLLYLDEVQCGMGRTGRLFAHEWAGITPDVMCAAKGIGGGFPLGACLTTAEAASGMVAGTHGSTYGGNPLATAIGNAVLDVMLEPGFLDQVVAKGKALQEALTGLHNQFPVIETVRGKGLMLGIKLKDELPAGDLVQALRDQHLLTVPASDNTVRILPPLTIEQTHIDEAVAAIAKALGALSQ, from the coding sequence ATGCCAACCTATAACCGTACCCCATTGGCTTTTGAACGTGGGGACGGCGCCTACCTTTTCGCCACCGATGGCGAGAAGTACCTGGATTTCGCCGCTGGTATTGCCGTTAACGCCCTCGGCCATAATCACCCGCATCTGGTCGCAACCCTTAAGGATCAGGGTGAGAAGCTGTGGCACGTCTCAAACCTCTACCGCATTCCGGAGGCTGAGCGGCTGGCCGCCCGGCTAACCGCCGCGACCTTCGCCGATACGATGTTCTTTACCAATTCCGGGGCCGAGGCTTGGGAGTGCGGGGTGAAGGTCATCCGGAAATACTTCCACCATAAGGGACAGCCTGATCGGTATCGGATCATCTGTTTGGATGGTGCGTTCCATGGCCGGACCCTGGCTGGTATCTCCGCCACCCGCCAGGCCAAGATGATTGAGGGCTTTGCCCCTCTCGTTGATGGCTTTGATGTGGTGCCATTCGGTGATCTGGCTGCGATTGAGGATGCAATTGGCCCCAACACGGCGGCAATCCATTTGGAGCCTGTGCAGGGTGAGGGCGGTATTCGCCCGCTAGATCCCGAGTTCCTCAAAGCCGTCCGTGGCCTATGTGACCAACATGATCTGCTGCTCTATCTTGATGAGGTACAGTGTGGGATGGGCCGAACTGGCCGCCTGTTTGCCCATGAATGGGCTGGCATCACCCCCGATGTGATGTGTGCCGCAAAAGGTATTGGCGGCGGCTTTCCGCTGGGGGCCTGCCTAACCACGGCCGAGGCTGCATCCGGCATGGTTGCCGGTACCCATGGCTCAACCTATGGCGGCAATCCGCTGGCAACCGCCATTGGCAATGCGGTGCTCGATGTGATGCTTGAGCCTGGCTTCCTTGATCAAGTGGTGGCCAAGGGTAAAGCGCTTCAAGAGGCGTTGACCGGCCTGCACAACCAATTCCCGGTGATTGAAACCGTGCGCGGTAAGGGGCTGATGCTGGGCATCAAGCTTAAGGATGAGTTGCCCGCCGGTGACCTGGTCCAGGCACTGCGTGATCAGCATCTACTGACCGTGCCCGCAAGTGACAACACGGTGCGGATATTGCCGCCACTCACCATCGAACAAACCCATATTGATGAGGCGGTCGCCGCGATCGCTAAAGCGCTGGGAGCGCTGAGCCAATGA